GTTTCCCGATACAAAGTAATGTTATCGATTACTATGGCTGAATCATAAAGCTCTTTTATTGTAAAAGTTTGATTCGAATAAGCATGATTGTACTCACCCTTGCCAAGTAAATAATTGAAAGTATGTTTTGTTACATAATACTTGCCGGCTACAATACCTTTGATAACAGGATCTTTTACGCAGGAATAACATGTTACAATCAACACAATAAGAATAATTTTTTTCATATTCATTCATAATTTAGTTCAGCTCTTTCTTCCCAAACCATACACAAGGGTATAATCGTTTTAACTCCCTATGCATGTTCTCGATAAAAGTCCATTCCTGCTTCGAACGGAAAGCATCCACTCCTATATTATTTATTTTCTAAAGCCTCGCAGATATTTCTCATCTGATGCAAATGCCTCTTAGTGTGAAATAAGGTAAAATAAATGATTTCTAACTTTGTAATTGGGCCAAGGGGGAGTCCTTCAACGAGTTCATTTAAGTTAGCAATACCAGCATTCTCCTTAAATTGTTTGAAAGCTTCATTTAGTTTCCCGATCGTCGGATGTCTTTCATAAATACCAATCTCAGGGATAATGAATTCAGGCGATTGAAATGTATTTGAAAAGTCCAGGAATACTTTTTTTAATTCTTCTATTCTTTCTCCTGGATTTCTTTCGGCTGGCTTTGCATCTCTTAGCATCGCCTTTGACATTCCGGTAATTGATTTTGTGACATGGGTCAATAATTGAGGTGCCGTCCAGCTGCCTTTATACGGTATAATATTTACCTGGTCTTCATCAACAGAAGCCATTAAACCTGCAAGCTGTGTTACGGCTTCAGCAATTGACGCTAATACTCCATTTTTGTCAAACGTTTGAATTTCCATATAGTTATTACAATAATTTTAAACGGAGTGCTTGTTGGTTAATTGAAGTGTGTGCAAGTAATCCTTTTCATATATCCGCTTTTTTATATCTAACCTTTTAAGCAGCATTTTAAAAAGTCGGTGGTGCAGTCATGGTTCTGAGGCCATCCCCTGATGAAACAATTATTTTTTTACATTTTATTTCTCATTAAGCTCCAACAGTACCTGTCTCGACTTTTCCAGCTCGCTTGTAATTGCCAATAATAACTCCACTTGGTGTAACTGTACTTTCTATTAATGTAAATGACGCCGGAATCGGGCCATTGTCAAACAACTTTTTTCCTTCACCAAGAGTCAATGGGTGAATCATGAGCCAGAGTTCGTCCACCAGATCATTCTTAAGTAGCAGTTGAATGAGCTTACCGCTACCCCAAACCTGAATGTCAGAACCAATAGAGTTTTTGAGCTTTTCAATATCGGCCAGGCTTTCGAGGAAAACTGAATTTTTCCAATCTGACTTATTCATGGTCGTGGACATGACGTATTTTGTGACGTCATTGATACCTGGCCAATTATCTGCGTGCTTAGGCCAGTAATCTTCCCAAATCTCAAATGTTTTTCTGCCCAAAAGAAGATCGGCAGGTTTCATCAGTTTTTCTATAACCTTGCCACCAACTTCGTCACCATAAGGCGCAACCCAACCGCCATATTTGAAACCGCCTGATGTATCTTCCTCAGGTCCACCAGGTGCCTGCATTACACCATCTAATGAAATCATTGATAACACGATTATTTTTCTCATATTAATTGTTTTTGTTACGACAAATCTCGCAACATAGTTCGTGTAATTGCAGTGTAAATGCGACAATCTTAGTGGTTGAATACGACAAGTATTGATAGTACTACGTAGATAGGTGGAGTTGTCGTTATAGTATGACCGCTAACGTTTCGGGTATTGCCGAAGGCGGGGAATTTCAGCTCTGCCGCTTAATAGATTTACTAATGTTTAATTACTTTCGTCAGGACAATAATATTTCGCCAGCCCCGCTTTTGGCAATACCTTGTTAGCGGTTCGTTGCTTTTGTTCACTTTCGTCTGTAGTTGCAAATTTTGTTTGTTAGTTCGTTACAGGCTGCTGTTTATATTCCGAATAAGTAATAAACCTATTTCCATCGAAAAAGTAGAGACCTGTCTCTCTTGTACCCACCCAAAGATTTCCGCTTGTATCTTCCAAAATTGACCAAACCCAAGGAGTTGCTAGTCCATCTTTTGCTGTAAAACGGGTGAACGATTTACCATCGTAACGGCTAAGTCCACCATCACCACCAAACCAAATGTTTCCCTTTTTGTCTTCTATTATTCGCATAACCCCACCGGGTAATCCATCTTCTTTTGAAAAACTTGTAAATGATTTGCCATCATATCGGTAGGCCCCACCCCAATTGCTGAACCAGATATTCCCATTCTTGTCTTGCAATTGAGGCCATGCCCAACTATGCGCTTTTGGCGTTGGCCCATCTTGAAATAATTCCATTGGTTTCAGGTTGGTTACAGATTTTCCATCGTAACGGTACGCACCTTTGTTGGTTCGTCCTCCAAACCAAATGTTCCCTGCTTTATCTTCTAAGATCCGTTCCACTTTATCGTTACTGGTCAAAAAGGCATTTGCGGCATCATTGATTATAAAAGGAGTAAAGGATTTGCCATCGTAGATATAAACACCATCTATTGTTACAAACCATAGTTTTCCGCTTTTTGCTTGCATGATACTGTATACCCAATGCGAGTTGCGATAGTTGGGATTGTTGTTGGGAGGCAGGTTTTTTGGTAAAGGAATCTGGATTTCAGTAAATGTTTTATCATCGTAAAGACAAAGTCCCGCTTCAGTACCTATCCAGATTTTACCCTCTTTATCTTCCAAAAGTGAATAAACACTATTACTGTTTAGCCCATCGGCCACTAAAAATTGGGTAAAGGATTTACCGTCATATTTATACAAACCGTTTTGTGTAGTTCCGAACCAAAGATTACCGGCTTTGTCCTGCAAGCCACATTGTACATTGCCATACCTGGGGTTGCCTATGGTTTTTATAAGTTTTGGGTGTCCGTCAGATGCCTTTTCTTTTGGTAAGTCTTTTTTAACTTGTCCGTTGCAGGCAGTGCAAAAAACTAAGATTGTAAGAAAAGTAAAAACCTGAGTTTGAGAGAAATAATTTTTCATTGTTCAAATTTTCATTGAGGTATTTTATCTATTTCTCGGTTTGGGTGTCGCTCTGCAATGACCGCTAACAATTAAATATACGCTACTTCGAAATCAACTTATAGCGCTAATCCAGCACTATAGTGGCAGGAATACGCATGTTTAAGTTATAATAAGTAGCGCTTTTTGTCTCAAATTTTAAATCGTATTAAAGGATTTAGCTCAACTTTTTTCTTCCCATACCATGCACAAGTGTACAATGGTTTCCACCGCTTTCTGCATGTCCTGAATCGAAACCCATTCCTGCTTTGAATGAAATGCATGCTCGCCCGCAAACAAGTTCGGGCATGGCATTCCCATGAAAGAAAATCGCGAGCCATCTGTTCCGCCGCGCACACTTTTTCGTGAAGGAGTAAGACCTGTTCTCCGAATAGCTTCCATGGCATATTCACCCACCTGCGGATACTTATCGAGCATCACTTTCATATTCCGGTATTGTTCGGTTACCTTAAATTCCATAGTGGAATGCGGATAGTTTTTAATGCTGTACAGGCAGGTAGTTTCCAGCAGCTTCTCTTTTTCTTTTAATCCTTCCTCGGTAAAATCGCGGATGATGAATTTGATTGTTACCTGCTCCAATATTCCGTTTATGCTTACGGGATGTATGAATCCATTTTTTCCTTCTGTAGTTTCAGGTGAAAGCTTGTCTTTCGGAAGGCATTCGATAATGGAGGCAGCAATCTTAATAGCGCTTTCCATTTTGCCTTTTGCCAGGCCCGGATGTACACTGATTCCATGGATGGTGATAGTGACCATGTCGGCTGAAAACGTTTCATCTTCCAATGTGCCTGCTGTTTCTCCGTCTATGGTATAGCCATATTCAGCACCTAATTTTTTCATATCAACATGATCCACTCCATGGCCCACTTCTTCATCCGGAGTAAATAAGATTTTTATTTCACCGTGGCTGATTTCAGGATGAGCCATTAAAAAGGTTGCGGCATCCATAATAGCCGCCACACCTGCTTTGTTATCGGCTCCGAGCAGCGTAGTACCATCCGAGGTGATGATATCATTTCCAATCTGGTCAGCAAGATCTTTATGTTCTGCTTTACTAATGATAACCGATGGATCATTGGGTAACACCAAATCTTTTCCGTCATAGTTTTTATGAATGACGGGATTCACATTAGCACCGCTGCAATCGGGAGAAGTATCTACATGCGAGCAAAAACAAATTACGGGTACTTGCTTTTTTGTGGTGGAAGGAATAGTTGCATAGACGATTCCGTACTCGTCAAGATGTGCATCAGTTACTCCAATGGCAAGCAGCTCTTCAACTAAGATCCTAGACAGGTTTTTTTGTTTTTCCGTAGTGGGTACTGCCGAAGATTCAGGATCAGATTGGGTATCGATAGTTACGTATTTTAAAAAACGTTCCGCAACTGTATGAGAGATGTTAAAGACAGACATGATTAATTTTTAAGAGAATCAAAAATAGCCTTTGATTTCAGAATAATAAATTTTCTAATGAGACCATCTCTGAGTAGATTCTTTAGG
This is a stretch of genomic DNA from Chitinophagales bacterium. It encodes these proteins:
- a CDS encoding DinB family protein; amino-acid sequence: MEIQTFDKNGVLASIAEAVTQLAGLMASVDEDQVNIIPYKGSWTAPQLLTHVTKSITGMSKAMLRDAKPAERNPGERIEELKKVFLDFSNTFQSPEFIIPEIGIYERHPTIGKLNEAFKQFKENAGIANLNELVEGLPLGPITKLEIIYFTLFHTKRHLHQMRNICEALENK
- a CDS encoding dihydrofolate reductase family protein yields the protein MRKIIVLSMISLDGVMQAPGGPEEDTSGGFKYGGWVAPYGDEVGGKVIEKLMKPADLLLGRKTFEIWEDYWPKHADNWPGINDVTKYVMSTTMNKSDWKNSVFLESLADIEKLKNSIGSDIQVWGSGKLIQLLLKNDLVDELWLMIHPLTLGEGKKLFDNGPIPASFTLIESTVTPSGVIIGNYKRAGKVETGTVGA
- the pepT gene encoding peptidase T, translated to MSVFNISHTVAERFLKYVTIDTQSDPESSAVPTTEKQKNLSRILVEELLAIGVTDAHLDEYGIVYATIPSTTKKQVPVICFCSHVDTSPDCSGANVNPVIHKNYDGKDLVLPNDPSVIISKAEHKDLADQIGNDIITSDGTTLLGADNKAGVAAIMDAATFLMAHPEISHGEIKILFTPDEEVGHGVDHVDMKKLGAEYGYTIDGETAGTLEDETFSADMVTITIHGISVHPGLAKGKMESAIKIAASIIECLPKDKLSPETTEGKNGFIHPVSINGILEQVTIKFIIRDFTEEGLKEKEKLLETTCLYSIKNYPHSTMEFKVTEQYRNMKVMLDKYPQVGEYAMEAIRRTGLTPSRKSVRGGTDGSRFSFMGMPCPNLFAGEHAFHSKQEWVSIQDMQKAVETIVHLCMVWEEKS